In the Wyeomyia smithii strain HCP4-BCI-WySm-NY-G18 chromosome 2, ASM2978416v1, whole genome shotgun sequence genome, one interval contains:
- the LOC129720142 gene encoding uncharacterized protein LOC129720142 produces MQWDKIGSKTNINLDMFLELIEFCVKNSFFYFRGQHFRQVFGTAMGNPLSPILADIVMDSLMQTVIKKLPFAIPIVRKYVDDLFIALPRQHIQFTLDAFNAYNEHLKFTKEEEQNAQLPFLDLTVIRYPDQTLRTQWYAKPMASGRILNYHSFHPLTMKINVAQNFIERVIKLTTTDNSAQWQRNTIFEHLRRNNYPPSLINRLINRCSNAIKAKTLSNTATPSASNHCTPVNTETTYRSLPFIPKLTAAIVKHLQADFPHLKITQKPIKTVSNIVKTMKDPIEPLLQPNVVYSLPCNDCHMRYIGMTRNQLKTRLYGHKSNINQYKRLIEDGANSRDNSMVNLGGKTAMMEHIIKHQHMFDLTKVEIIDRSRHTWALPMLEMCHIANTDNTVNHRTDIDGINTAYAGILHMIKNYTRRRSNTQHQQTTPSSSP; encoded by the coding sequence ATGCAGTGGGACAAAATTGGATCGAAAACCAACATAAACCTGGACATGTTCCTAGAACTGATCGAGTTTTGCGTCAAGAACAGCTTCTTTTACTTCAGAGGTCAACACTTCCGGCAAGTATTTGGAACGGCCATGGGGAATCCCTTATCGCCTATCCTGGCAGATATAGTCATGGACTCCTTGATGCAAACAGTTATTAAAAAGCTACCATTCGCCATACCCATTGTACGCAAATATGTAGATGACCTCTTCATAGCCCTCCCCAGACAACATATACAGTTCACCCTAGATGCATTCAATGcatacaatgaacacctgaaatTCACCAAAGAGGAAGAACAAAATGCACAACTCCCGTTCCTAGATCTGACAGTGATACGATATCCCGACCAAACATTGCGAACGCAGTGGTATGCTAAGCCGATGGCATCTGGCCGCATACTCAACTATCACTCTTTTCACCCACTAACGATGAAGATAAATGTAGCGCAGAACTTTATTGAAAGAGTCATCAAACTAACAACAACAGATAACAGCGCACAATGGCAACGCAACACGATCTTCGAACACCTGAGACGGAATAACTACCCACCTTCACTAATCAACAGACTGATCAACCGCTGCTCCAACGCGATAAAAGCGAAAACGCTATCCAACACTGCAACTCCAAGCGCATCGAATCATTGTACTCCGGTGAACACAGAAACTACCTATCGATCACTGCCATTCATCCCGAAATTGACCGCAGCCATAGTGAAACACCTGCAAGCCGATTTTCCGCACCTAAAAATTACACAAAAACCTATTAAAACAGTATCTAACATAGTCAAAACCATGAAAGATCCCATCGAACCGCTGCTGCAACCAAATGTTGTTTATAGTTTGCCCTGCAATGACTGCCATATGCGATATATAGGCATGACACGCAACCAACTGAAAACCCGACTGTACGGACATAAATCCAACATCAACCAATACAAACGGTTGATAGAGGATGGTGCTAACAGTCGTGATAATTCGATGGTTAACCTCGGGGGCAAAACAGCCATGATGGAACACATCATCAAACACCAACACATGTTCGACCTCACCAAGGTAGAAATAATAGACAGAAGCAGGCACACATGGGCACTACCAATGCTAGAAATGTGTCATATCGCCAATACAGACAACACAGTTAACCATCGAACTGATATCGATGGCATCAACACTGCTTACGCTGGAATCCTACACATGATCAAAAACTACACCCGCCGCAGAAGCAATACTCAACACCAACAAACCACCCCTAGTAGCTCACCGTAA